A single Pseudomonas lutea DNA region contains:
- a CDS encoding LysR family transcriptional regulator, whose amino-acid sequence MSDISFSTVCNWLKFKHLVLIETLARTRNMHAAAQHMNLSQPAVSKMLREIERLLGFDVFERLPRNMPPTALGEHVVRYAQIALNDASKFVDQISSLREGGHGFLKVGAIFAATAVVLPEAIVQLKQRWPLLSIEVVEQTSDHLMEMLDDKKLDLAVARYTHENQQQVYDFQALAPEPFCMVVNSRHPLTELAQTPLQELGNWPWILYPLGTPIRARMELAFAKAGIATPTNTIDTISMQTFLQVLQAGPMIAMLPASMAQPHLDSGLLKVLNTPLKLAPQDYGILTRRGEPLLGAASEFAAILLANAHLARG is encoded by the coding sequence GTGTCGGACATTTCTTTTTCCACTGTCTGTAATTGGCTGAAGTTCAAGCATCTCGTGCTCATCGAAACGTTGGCTCGGACCCGAAATATGCACGCCGCCGCGCAGCACATGAACCTCAGTCAGCCCGCGGTGAGCAAAATGCTGCGCGAGATCGAGCGGTTGCTGGGATTTGATGTGTTCGAGCGTCTGCCGCGCAACATGCCACCGACCGCGCTCGGCGAACACGTGGTGCGCTACGCGCAAATCGCGCTGAATGACGCGAGCAAGTTCGTTGACCAAATCAGCAGCCTGCGCGAGGGCGGGCATGGTTTTCTGAAAGTGGGGGCGATCTTTGCAGCGACCGCGGTGGTACTGCCAGAAGCCATCGTGCAGTTGAAACAGCGCTGGCCGCTGCTGTCGATCGAGGTGGTGGAGCAGACCAGCGACCATCTGATGGAGATGCTCGACGACAAGAAACTCGACCTGGCAGTGGCGCGCTATACCCATGAGAACCAGCAGCAGGTGTATGACTTTCAGGCGCTGGCGCCGGAGCCGTTCTGCATGGTGGTCAACAGTCGTCATCCACTGACCGAATTGGCGCAGACCCCATTGCAGGAGCTGGGCAACTGGCCGTGGATTCTTTATCCGCTGGGTACGCCGATACGCGCGCGGATGGAGCTGGCGTTTGCCAAAGCCGGGATCGCTACGCCGACGAACACCATCGACACCATTTCGATGCAGACCTTTTTACAGGTTCTACAGGCCGGACCCATGATCGCCATGCTGCCGGCGTCCATGGCCCAGCCGCATCTGGACTCTGGCCTGCTTAAAGTGCTGAACACGCCCCTTAAACTGGCGCCTCAGGACTACGGCATTCTGACCCGCCGAGGTGAGCCATTGCTCGGGGCTGCGTCGGAATTTGCCGCGATACTGCTCGCCAACGCGCACCTGGCGCGTGGGTAG
- a CDS encoding MFS transporter has protein sequence METASHRLPESSGPGHASFEDRTYRKVIFRILPVLLLCYMAAYLDRVNIGFAKLDMLNDLQFSNTVYALGASMFFWGYFIFEVPSNLLLHRFGARFWIARIMLSWAIVSMAVAFTVPLAKFFHVESETMFYVLRFLLGICEAGFFPGVILYLNYWFPIRRQSRVMAGFLMAMPISLTLGGVISGWLMTHMQGVNGMAGWQWLLIIEGIPSVVMAFVVLAFMANNIDAAKWLSPQEKAMLKANLESDSKGKASSLREVFFNGRVWLLVLILLTFNTGFYGLAFWMPSIIKSAGVSNPLDIGLLTAIPYGIAVIAMTLNARHSNKTGERRLHAAIPAIIGGIGLILSAYFASNVVLSIIFLSVSASGVLSLMPIYWTLPGTVLSGVAAAAGIGMINAIGNLSGFTGSMITAVAENLTGNINNGTYVLGACLFISAGLILSIPRAMLGNHKAQAPASTEALSHA, from the coding sequence ATGGAAACCGCTTCCCATCGCCTGCCCGAGTCCTCGGGGCCCGGGCACGCCAGCTTTGAAGACCGCACCTATCGCAAAGTCATTTTCCGCATCCTTCCGGTTCTGTTGCTGTGCTACATGGCCGCCTACCTGGACCGCGTGAACATCGGCTTTGCCAAGCTGGACATGCTCAACGACCTGCAATTCAGCAACACCGTCTACGCCCTCGGCGCGAGCATGTTTTTCTGGGGCTATTTCATCTTTGAAGTCCCGAGCAACCTTCTCTTGCATCGCTTCGGCGCTCGCTTCTGGATTGCCCGGATCATGCTCAGCTGGGCAATCGTGTCCATGGCGGTCGCCTTCACCGTTCCGCTGGCGAAGTTTTTCCATGTCGAATCTGAAACCATGTTCTACGTGCTGCGCTTTTTGCTCGGCATCTGTGAGGCCGGGTTCTTCCCGGGCGTAATCCTCTACCTCAATTACTGGTTTCCAATACGTCGGCAAAGCCGTGTGATGGCAGGCTTCCTGATGGCAATGCCGATCAGTCTGACGCTGGGCGGTGTGATTTCCGGCTGGCTAATGACCCATATGCAAGGCGTCAACGGCATGGCCGGCTGGCAGTGGCTGCTCATCATCGAAGGCATCCCCTCGGTGGTGATGGCATTCGTGGTGCTGGCGTTCATGGCCAACAACATCGACGCTGCCAAATGGCTCTCGCCCCAGGAAAAGGCCATGCTCAAGGCCAATCTGGAAAGCGACAGCAAGGGCAAGGCGTCGAGCCTGCGCGAGGTGTTTTTCAACGGGCGAGTGTGGCTGTTGGTGTTGATACTGCTGACATTCAACACCGGTTTCTACGGCTTGGCGTTCTGGATGCCGTCGATCATCAAAAGCGCCGGCGTCTCCAACCCGCTGGACATCGGCCTGCTGACCGCCATTCCCTACGGCATCGCGGTGATCGCCATGACCCTCAACGCGCGGCACTCCAACAAGACCGGCGAGCGGCGCCTGCACGCAGCGATTCCAGCCATCATCGGCGGCATCGGCCTGATTCTCAGCGCCTACTTCGCCAGCAACGTCGTGCTGTCGATCATCTTCCTCAGCGTATCCGCCTCCGGCGTGTTGAGCCTGATGCCGATCTATTGGACCCTGCCTGGGACTGTCTTGTCGGGTGTCGCCGCCGCCGCGGGGATCGGCATGATCAACGCCATCGGTAACCTGTCGGGTTTCACGGGCTCGATGATCACCGCTGTGGCTGAAAACTTGACGGGCAACATCAACAACGGCACCTACGTACTAGGCGCTTGTTTGTTCATCAGCGCCGGGCTGATTTTGTCGATCCCACGGGCGATGCTGGGCAATCACAAGGCGCAAGCGCCTGCGTCGACCGAGGCGCTTTCTCACGCGTAG
- a CDS encoding IS110 family transposase codes for MSSFVGVDMAKNTFDVATPLDNGKHRTKGKLSNDAKGFAEFESWLRKHATADALIVIEATGNYHEALADFLFQKGYRLHIANPATTAAHAKSELSRNKTDKTDAKLISDFAMQKHRKLRLWVPEPQSRRRLRALVRRLEDLNEIRQMEKNRLEVASPNVVTSIESVIAHVLEEITKTEKAIKQHIDDDPDLRGKSELMTSIDGLGEKTAALILAELGDPLDYEGPKKLSAFAGLSPRQDRSGGYVGPTRISRTGSSRLRGGLYMPAIVGIQHNVVLREFAKRLKANGKAPRQIICAVMRKMLHLVYGVLKSNRPFEPEIALAH; via the coding sequence ATGTCTTCATTCGTTGGCGTTGACATGGCCAAGAATACTTTTGATGTTGCGACGCCGTTGGACAATGGCAAACACCGCACCAAGGGCAAGTTGAGCAATGATGCCAAGGGCTTTGCCGAGTTCGAGTCCTGGCTTCGCAAGCACGCCACAGCGGACGCGCTGATTGTCATCGAGGCCACGGGTAATTATCACGAAGCGTTGGCTGACTTCCTTTTTCAAAAGGGATATCGGCTTCATATCGCGAACCCTGCCACCACCGCCGCTCACGCCAAGTCGGAGTTGTCACGCAACAAGACTGACAAGACTGACGCCAAACTCATCTCCGATTTCGCCATGCAGAAGCATCGCAAGTTACGGCTTTGGGTGCCTGAGCCACAGTCGCGGCGCCGTCTGAGGGCTTTGGTCCGCCGCTTGGAAGATCTCAACGAGATCCGCCAGATGGAGAAAAACCGCTTGGAAGTTGCCAGCCCGAACGTCGTAACGTCGATCGAATCGGTGATTGCTCATGTCTTGGAAGAAATCACCAAAACGGAAAAAGCGATCAAGCAACACATCGACGATGATCCTGACCTACGCGGCAAGAGCGAGTTGATGACCTCCATTGATGGTCTAGGCGAGAAGACCGCCGCGCTGATCCTCGCGGAACTGGGAGACCCTCTGGACTACGAAGGACCGAAAAAACTTTCTGCCTTCGCTGGATTATCGCCCAGACAGGACCGCTCTGGAGGCTACGTGGGTCCAACCCGCATAAGTCGAACCGGCTCGTCGCGACTCAGGGGCGGCCTTTACATGCCCGCGATCGTAGGAATACAACACAATGTGGTGCTGAGAGAGTTCGCCAAGAGATTGAAGGCGAACGGAAAGGCTCCCCGGCAAATTATCTGTGCAGTGATGCGTAAGATGTTGCACTTGGTCTATGGCGTGCTTAAAAGCAACAGGCCTTTCGAACCTGAAATTGCTTTGGCTCATTAA
- a CDS encoding Asp/Glu racemase → MKHFRIGQIVPSSNTTMETEIPAMLTSRYSLFPDEYFTFHSSRMRMMKVSPEELKKMDIDSDRCALELSDARVDVMAYACLVAIMCQGAGYHSVSQARLSKTVAGNASDAPVLSSAGALIDSLHMLDYKKVAIITPYMKPLTQQVVDYIEAAGIEVVDAISLEVSDNLQVGRLDPMDLVSHADRLNIGQADGVVLSCCVQMPSLPAIQVVQDRLDKPVLSASVATVYQMLKTLGLKAQVPNAGHLLSGAF, encoded by the coding sequence GTGAAGCATTTCCGTATTGGCCAAATCGTGCCCAGCTCAAACACCACCATGGAAACCGAGATCCCGGCGATGCTTACGTCTCGCTATTCCCTGTTTCCGGACGAGTATTTCACCTTCCATTCGTCACGCATGCGCATGATGAAAGTCAGCCCGGAAGAACTGAAAAAGATGGACATCGACAGCGACCGCTGCGCACTCGAACTGAGCGATGCACGAGTGGATGTCATGGCCTACGCCTGCCTGGTCGCGATCATGTGCCAAGGCGCCGGGTATCACTCGGTTTCTCAAGCGCGGCTGAGCAAGACCGTCGCCGGTAACGCCTCAGATGCCCCTGTGTTGAGCTCGGCCGGCGCGCTCATCGATAGCTTGCACATGCTCGACTACAAGAAAGTGGCGATCATCACGCCTTACATGAAGCCCCTTACCCAGCAGGTCGTCGATTACATCGAGGCGGCCGGAATTGAGGTGGTGGACGCCATCAGCCTGGAGGTTTCCGACAATTTGCAGGTCGGAAGGCTTGACCCCATGGATCTGGTTTCCCACGCCGATCGGCTTAACATCGGGCAAGCCGACGGGGTGGTGCTGTCGTGCTGCGTACAGATGCCCTCGCTACCAGCCATCCAGGTCGTACAGGACCGGCTCGACAAACCCGTGCTGTCGGCATCGGTGGCCACGGTTTACCAGATGCTCAAAACTCTGGGCCTCAAGGCGCAGGTTCCGAACGCAGGGCATCTGTTGTCTGGCGCATTCTGA
- a CDS encoding LysR family transcriptional regulator: MKLDPVSLRLFVSVVEEGTIAAAAKREHIAAAAVSKRLSELEDLLDSRLLNRTNKGITPTDAGLSLLFMARSALNNLNDIVVQMRDYSNGTRGSVQVLANISAITQFLPGLIKSFMALYPLINVVIEEQQSLAITKAVAENRAEVGIFTRLPHGADIEVFPFRRDRLVLIVPADHPLAARQSVRFSETLDHGYVALRSGTHLNFQLIKAANDAGRSLRIRMEVASYDALFLMVQAGIGVGIMPEGSAGIYHLNGAKIIRIEDEWASRELSVCVRSRAGLSAAGELFLQHLLTQKP; encoded by the coding sequence ATGAAGCTCGACCCCGTCTCGTTGCGACTGTTTGTCAGCGTCGTCGAAGAAGGCACCATCGCCGCCGCGGCCAAGCGCGAGCACATTGCAGCGGCGGCGGTCAGCAAAAGACTCAGCGAGCTGGAAGACCTGCTCGACTCCCGATTGCTCAACCGCACCAACAAGGGCATCACCCCCACGGACGCCGGCCTGTCACTGCTGTTCATGGCCCGCAGTGCATTGAATAACCTCAATGACATCGTCGTGCAGATGCGCGACTACTCCAACGGGACACGCGGGTCAGTGCAGGTGCTCGCGAACATCTCTGCCATCACTCAATTCTTGCCTGGCTTGATCAAGTCATTCATGGCGCTGTACCCGCTGATCAATGTGGTGATCGAGGAGCAACAGAGCCTGGCGATCACCAAAGCCGTCGCCGAGAACCGTGCTGAGGTGGGCATCTTCACGCGACTGCCCCACGGGGCCGACATTGAAGTGTTCCCGTTTCGCCGCGACCGACTGGTGCTAATCGTCCCTGCTGACCACCCACTCGCCGCGCGCCAGTCTGTACGCTTCAGCGAGACCCTTGACCACGGCTATGTCGCCTTGCGCAGTGGCACCCATCTGAATTTCCAGCTCATCAAGGCCGCCAACGACGCGGGTCGCTCACTGCGCATCCGCATGGAAGTCGCCAGCTACGACGCGCTGTTTCTGATGGTGCAGGCGGGCATCGGCGTTGGCATCATGCCCGAAGGCAGCGCAGGTATTTACCACCTGAACGGCGCGAAAATCATCCGGATCGAGGACGAATGGGCGAGCCGTGAACTGAGTGTTTGCGTGCGCTCGCGCGCTGGATTGTCGGCGGCAGGCGAGCTGTTTTTGCAGCATCTGCTCACGCAAAAGCCTTAA
- a CDS encoding MBL fold metallo-hydrolase: MNIHHLDCGCMCPFGGRLFDGSTPGLFAHLVCHCWLIETDRDGLILVDTGFGSADVDNPDRIAPFFRRLNNIKLKHSLTAMAHVRQLGFQPSDVRHIVLTHLDFDHAGGLSDFPDAMIHVMQNEYTAAKTLDNWRAVRRYREPQWQRSRYWRFYEPGGEQWNGFSSVRPVLDSDVDILMMPLPGHSPGHAGIAVNNQGHWKLHAGDAYFHRDEVHKPSRHCPPGLRFYQRMMDHDHAARVTTQNRLRALALTELEGLRIMCSHDRIELCDLQAASLDA, from the coding sequence ATGAACATTCATCATTTGGATTGCGGGTGCATGTGTCCCTTTGGCGGACGCTTGTTTGACGGGAGCACGCCTGGGCTGTTCGCCCACTTGGTCTGCCACTGTTGGCTGATAGAAACCGACCGTGACGGACTGATCCTGGTGGACACCGGGTTCGGCAGCGCCGATGTCGACAATCCGGACCGCATTGCGCCGTTCTTTCGGCGCCTGAACAACATCAAACTCAAGCACTCGCTGACGGCAATGGCGCATGTTCGGCAACTGGGGTTCCAGCCCTCGGATGTTCGCCACATCGTGCTGACGCATTTGGACTTCGACCATGCTGGCGGGCTGAGCGATTTTCCCGATGCCATGATTCATGTGATGCAAAACGAATACACCGCGGCCAAGACGCTGGACAACTGGCGTGCCGTCCGTCGCTACCGCGAGCCGCAATGGCAGCGCAGCCGCTACTGGCGCTTTTATGAACCCGGCGGCGAGCAGTGGAATGGCTTCTCCAGCGTTCGGCCGGTTCTGGACAGCGACGTGGACATTTTGATGATGCCACTGCCCGGCCACAGCCCCGGCCATGCCGGCATCGCCGTGAACAATCAGGGCCACTGGAAACTGCACGCCGGAGATGCCTACTTTCATCGCGACGAAGTGCACAAGCCCAGCCGTCATTGCCCGCCTGGGCTGAGGTTCTACCAACGGATGATGGACCACGATCATGCGGCGCGCGTCACCACGCAAAACCGACTGCGCGCTTTGGCGCTGACCGAACTGGAAGGCTTGCGAATCATGTGCAGCCACGACCGGATTGAACTGTGCGACCTGCAGGCGGCGTCGCTGGATGCGTGA
- a CDS encoding cytochrome P450: MADVPDSARFDESVRLLIEGYGFISKRCKALQSDVFQTRLLGRRTLCMKGEPAAQLFYDEARFTREKAAPLMLQTTLLGRGGVQALDGQAHRVRKRMFLSLLTQSGIDALLAQAEREWDSRMHELTTATDAPIDLFVEVQAIFCRAVCAWAGMPLRSEDVAPVRADLASLIDGAGSVGPRYLRSVIARRRAERWCGRWIKRTRAGEYVPAADSALAVISAHVDANGRPLSVKTAAVELLNVLRPTVAVAHFVLFCALNLRWHPEWRDRLVEQPQLVEPFVQEVRRLHSFFPFAAARVRQTFSWQGLEFKKGRRVLLDLFGTNRDGTLWADAELFRPERFVHKTPGAFEFITQGGGSPEEGHRCPGERLTIALLKLTTLKLVNDVEYSDHSLPADIDLRRLPMLPTDRYLIKGIRASSTSVHPD; encoded by the coding sequence GTGGCCGATGTTCCAGACAGCGCCCGCTTCGACGAGTCCGTGCGACTGCTGATCGAGGGTTATGGGTTTATCTCGAAACGCTGCAAGGCACTGCAAAGCGATGTCTTCCAGACGCGCCTGCTCGGCAGACGCACCCTGTGCATGAAAGGTGAACCTGCAGCGCAGCTTTTCTACGACGAAGCACGGTTCACTCGCGAAAAAGCCGCCCCCTTGATGCTGCAAACGACCTTGTTGGGGCGAGGTGGTGTTCAGGCCCTGGACGGACAGGCGCATCGCGTGCGCAAGCGAATGTTTCTGTCGCTGCTCACTCAATCCGGGATCGACGCGTTGCTCGCACAGGCCGAGCGCGAGTGGGACAGTCGCATGCATGAGTTAACCACCGCGACAGATGCGCCCATCGATCTCTTCGTGGAGGTGCAGGCAATTTTCTGCAGGGCGGTGTGCGCCTGGGCGGGCATGCCGCTGCGGTCCGAGGATGTTGCGCCAGTGCGAGCAGACCTTGCTTCGTTGATCGACGGCGCAGGCAGTGTCGGCCCGCGCTACCTGCGCTCAGTGATTGCTCGTCGTCGCGCGGAGCGCTGGTGTGGCCGCTGGATAAAGCGCACTCGTGCCGGTGAATACGTGCCCGCTGCCGACAGCGCGCTTGCAGTGATCAGCGCCCATGTCGACGCGAATGGCCGGCCGCTGAGCGTCAAGACCGCGGCTGTAGAATTGCTTAACGTGCTGCGCCCGACGGTTGCGGTGGCGCACTTCGTGTTGTTTTGCGCGCTCAATTTGCGCTGGCACCCGGAGTGGAGAGACCGGCTCGTGGAACAGCCCCAGCTCGTCGAGCCCTTCGTTCAGGAAGTGCGCCGTCTTCACAGCTTCTTCCCCTTCGCGGCGGCTCGCGTACGGCAGACATTTTCCTGGCAGGGGTTGGAATTCAAAAAAGGCCGGCGCGTGCTGCTGGACCTGTTCGGCACCAATCGTGACGGCACGCTCTGGGCTGATGCAGAGCTGTTTCGCCCCGAGAGGTTCGTGCATAAAACACCCGGAGCATTCGAGTTCATCACACAGGGCGGCGGCTCGCCCGAAGAAGGCCATCGCTGCCCCGGCGAGCGATTGACGATCGCACTGCTCAAGCTCACCACATTGAAGCTGGTCAACGATGTGGAATACAGCGATCACTCATTGCCTGCGGACATCGACTTGCGTCGCCTGCCGATGCTGCCAACGGATCGCTACTTGATCAAAGGTATTCGGGCCAGCAGCACCAGCGTCCATCCTGACTAG
- a CDS encoding DUF2934 domain-containing protein has translation MDEETLRKTAYRIWEERGRPDGQDFEHWLQARQEYDDNGNDGLPGSISSSVTPPGVGESLDNLSTDAARAETPPHTGARSKGKRTTKRS, from the coding sequence ATGGATGAGGAAACCCTCAGAAAAACCGCCTATCGCATCTGGGAAGAACGAGGCCGGCCCGACGGCCAGGATTTTGAACACTGGCTACAAGCCAGGCAGGAATATGACGACAACGGCAACGATGGTTTGCCGGGCTCTATTTCCAGCAGCGTGACGCCTCCGGGCGTCGGAGAGTCGCTGGACAACCTCAGCACCGATGCAGCCCGCGCTGAGACGCCCCCACACACAGGCGCCAGAAGCAAAGGCAAACGCACAACTAAAAGAAGCTGA
- a CDS encoding SOS response-associated peptidase family protein gives MCECIAQLYSSDAYLHCLAHGAWPPELTGTQPLESVGPGGSRVCPDLRDHHHIIRPNHRLAAVMNRNGELCCQHVRWGWSPVWSMGTRPPLTHLPLEIVMRSKVFDRMRSTGRAVVAVDGWFDFSLDNTSTGAGRFTYKRPVGGEPTYLAALAQVSESPSGCNGLVLVTYGGGGALGPLQLLALDRDSAMRWLDPSLDWQQALELASRNSDADQNFETVAARQRFNVRR, from the coding sequence ATGTGTGAATGCATTGCTCAGCTGTACTCTTCCGACGCGTACCTTCACTGCCTGGCGCATGGCGCCTGGCCTCCGGAACTCACGGGCACGCAGCCCCTTGAAAGCGTGGGGCCGGGAGGCAGCCGTGTCTGCCCGGACCTCAGGGACCATCACCACATCATTCGCCCAAACCATCGATTGGCCGCGGTAATGAACAGAAACGGCGAGTTGTGCTGCCAGCATGTTCGCTGGGGATGGTCCCCGGTCTGGAGCATGGGCACCCGGCCGCCGCTGACGCATTTGCCGCTGGAAATCGTCATGCGTTCAAAAGTATTCGACCGCATGCGCAGCACAGGCCGTGCGGTGGTGGCAGTGGACGGTTGGTTTGATTTCAGCCTGGATAATACGAGCACTGGCGCGGGCCGTTTCACCTACAAGCGACCTGTTGGCGGCGAGCCGACTTACCTTGCGGCTCTGGCGCAGGTCAGCGAATCCCCGAGCGGGTGTAACGGGCTGGTGCTGGTGACGTATGGGGGTGGAGGCGCATTGGGGCCTTTGCAACTGCTTGCTCTGGACCGTGACAGCGCGATGCGCTGGCTGGACCCTTCCCTTGATTGGCAACAAGCACTGGAACTGGCTTCGCGCAATTCGGATGCGGACCAGAACTTTGAAACCGTTGCCGCACGACAACGATTCAACGTCCGGCGCTGA
- a CDS encoding HPF/RaiA family ribosome-associated protein, with protein sequence MQVQVDSNHIEGSAELQEWVGSAVVDELERYTELLSRIEIHVGDVNAQRSGAQDKRCQIEARPKGHSSLSVTHHAESLDLAVAGAARKMSHALDHLVGRLSPKVESTGHLTAPPVQEDSAAEIDAMLEDEFLAKQADLGKE encoded by the coding sequence ATGCAAGTTCAAGTGGACAGCAATCATATTGAAGGCAGTGCCGAACTTCAGGAGTGGGTCGGCAGTGCAGTGGTCGATGAACTGGAGCGCTACACCGAACTTTTGAGCCGTATTGAAATACATGTCGGTGACGTCAATGCGCAAAGGTCCGGCGCTCAGGACAAGAGGTGCCAGATCGAAGCGCGGCCCAAGGGGCACAGCTCACTGTCGGTCACGCATCATGCAGAAAGTCTTGATCTGGCAGTTGCCGGTGCTGCTCGCAAAATGAGCCACGCGCTGGACCATCTGGTAGGCCGCCTGTCCCCCAAAGTTGAATCCACAGGGCACCTCACGGCGCCACCGGTCCAGGAAGATTCCGCAGCCGAAATCGACGCGATGCTGGAAGACGAGTTCCTGGCCAAACAGGCGGATTTGGGAAAAGAGTAA
- a CDS encoding REP-associated tyrosine transposase, whose product MPQRSADLRSGRYSEVGQIYLLTSVVNGRQPLFSDWRTGRYVVDEFRRAQQAGVAESLAWVVMPDHFHWLVTLNTGTLGMLVRRVKSGSALSIMRAGCTPLRVWQKGYHDRAIRREEDLQAVARYIVANPLRAGLVKHVGDYPLWDAVWL is encoded by the coding sequence ATGCCACAAAGAAGCGCTGATTTGCGGTCAGGACGATATTCGGAGGTTGGCCAGATCTACCTGCTGACCTCCGTCGTCAATGGCAGACAACCTCTTTTTTCCGACTGGCGCACTGGCCGATATGTGGTTGATGAATTCCGGCGAGCCCAGCAGGCAGGCGTAGCGGAGTCTCTCGCCTGGGTCGTCATGCCCGACCATTTCCATTGGCTGGTAACGTTGAATACGGGGACGCTGGGTATGCTGGTGCGGCGGGTCAAGTCGGGTAGCGCGCTCTCGATAATGCGGGCCGGTTGCACCCCGCTCAGGGTATGGCAGAAGGGTTATCACGACCGGGCAATCAGGCGTGAAGAGGATTTGCAGGCGGTCGCGCGTTATATCGTCGCCAACCCATTGAGGGCCGGTCTGGTAAAACACGTTGGCGATTACCCGCTGTGGGATGCTGTTTGGCTGTGA
- a CDS encoding ferritin-like domain-containing protein, protein MSNTELKLRMNRTGAQMSPLDTQKQIEATERFPADIPADGMQLFEERQQAIVDADNVGSIPVPGSAKGMLKSALDKLRGHNPEVLMDKLGERLAFERTGVRLYDAMIAKASSAEGGNLELTESLRHIQREEQEHMEMVWRAIETLGADPTSMTPCADVAGVKALGVMQVLTDPRTTVSQCLNTLLTIELEDNDAWGLLIDLTRQAGHPLIAKEFQHALEQEEKHLSTVRAYVRDNLMAQVS, encoded by the coding sequence ATGAGCAACACAGAATTGAAGCTGCGCATGAATCGCACCGGCGCTCAGATGTCCCCTCTGGACACGCAGAAGCAAATCGAAGCCACTGAACGCTTCCCCGCCGACATCCCGGCCGACGGCATGCAGTTGTTCGAGGAGCGCCAGCAGGCGATTGTCGACGCAGACAATGTGGGCTCGATTCCCGTGCCCGGTTCAGCCAAGGGCATGCTCAAAAGCGCGCTGGACAAGCTGCGAGGGCATAACCCCGAAGTGTTGATGGACAAGCTCGGTGAACGCCTGGCATTCGAGCGCACCGGGGTTCGGCTGTATGACGCGATGATCGCCAAGGCGTCATCTGCCGAGGGCGGCAACCTGGAGCTGACCGAGTCGCTGCGCCACATCCAGCGTGAAGAGCAAGAGCACATGGAGATGGTCTGGCGAGCGATCGAAACACTGGGGGCTGACCCCACGAGCATGACGCCGTGTGCCGATGTCGCCGGGGTGAAGGCCCTGGGGGTGATGCAGGTACTTACCGATCCGCGCACCACGGTTTCACAATGCCTGAACACGCTGTTGACGATTGAACTGGAAGACAACGACGCGTGGGGGCTGTTGATTGACCTGACGCGGCAAGCAGGTCACCCGCTGATTGCCAAGGAGTTTCAACATGCGCTGGAGCAGGAAGAGAAGCACCTGAGCACTGTACGGGCTTATGTGCGTGACAATCTGATGGCGCAGGTCAGTTAG
- a CDS encoding DUF421 domain-containing protein, which yields MEQFLSNAHRILIGDNPWSFLLEVLLRSAVIYVLLFVTMRLMGKRMAAQLSVSELAVMITLGAAVGVPLQTAQQGLLPAAVLLICALIFQRGLSTLSVRKRSIEVRVQGDVTLLLIDGRLLMGNLHASRLTPARVFSELRAQGVHQLGELRRVYLESTGDFSIVRYKRPRHGLRLMPPARFALDLPGHYSGRLACCCCGNVCEIRPGGQTQKCSYCHNVQWTVAVGEDLRSELHDEGGSDPHLQ from the coding sequence ATGGAACAATTTCTTTCCAACGCGCACCGCATCCTGATCGGCGACAACCCTTGGTCGTTTCTGCTGGAGGTGTTGCTCAGAAGCGCCGTTATTTATGTCCTGCTGTTTGTCACCATGCGCCTGATGGGCAAGCGCATGGCTGCACAGCTGAGTGTGTCCGAGCTTGCCGTGATGATTACCCTGGGTGCTGCCGTTGGCGTGCCGCTGCAAACCGCGCAACAAGGTTTGTTGCCCGCTGCAGTGCTGCTGATCTGCGCGCTGATTTTTCAGCGTGGGTTATCGACCCTTTCGGTTCGCAAGCGCTCCATCGAAGTTCGCGTGCAGGGCGATGTCACCCTGTTGCTGATCGACGGGCGCCTGCTGATGGGCAACCTGCACGCCTCGCGACTGACGCCGGCGAGGGTCTTTTCCGAGTTGCGCGCCCAGGGCGTCCATCAGTTGGGCGAGCTAAGGCGGGTGTACCTCGAATCAACCGGGGACTTCAGCATCGTCCGCTACAAACGCCCGCGCCATGGCCTGCGGTTAATGCCCCCTGCCCGCTTTGCACTCGATCTGCCGGGCCATTACAGCGGTCGTCTGGCCTGCTGTTGCTGCGGCAACGTCTGTGAAATCCGACCCGGTGGGCAGACGCAAAAGTGCTCGTATTGCCATAACGTGCAGTGGACCGTCGCGGTCGGCGAGGACCTGCGCTCCGAGCTGCACGACGAGGGCGGCTCTGATCCCCATTTGCAGTGA